The DNA sequence agtttatataatcattatttacatttctttaaacattaagtACCAAGTCTTGAGCCCAAAATACGAATCACACCTCAAAAAATGTGTCGAGGATACACAAAACAATtcgataaataatttattatctacaAATAATTCTCGCATTGATAATGGCAACACACAAACACACTTGCCTTGTCAGATCTGTCAGTTTTGACAACTGGCAGTATCCGCGGACCATTTCTAACTGTCGGTCGATTTAGATTAACATTTGCAAACATTCTATTCACCTCAGCGATTGGGTCTCTGTGTTTTACGTGTCTCTGCTTCAATTCGGTTTTCATCTGTGGTATTGACGATGATTTAATAGTATGTGGAAAGTCGCAGTCCGAGTTTATTGACAGATTAAACGTTTTGCTGATAACCAGTTTTTTAACTGTATTCGTGGCGGCGTCTTTTTTGAATTTCTtgcttttaaatacatttaaaacttcacttattatttcattaatatctTCTGTTTGGACATATTTCGACACCTTATGTCTCTGTGGATGGCAACCATTTTGAAGATTTTTTGTATTCCGTTCGTAATGTGTTCTATTCTCCTTTTTTGGATAAATATCTGTTATTTTATCAATACCTGGACACTTGTCAAGATGTCTATGTTGTAAACATATGGAACAGATCAACCATTTTTGATTCGACATTTCTTAGTAACGTCTTCATAAATacatctaaaaaataaaactgtttattGTATACCTAATACTGTACATAGACTGACAAACTTAAGATTTGTGGATGACAAAGTCTTATAACCCTGATGATATGGCTACCATGATCAGAAATCTGAAGAAAATGGATAATTATCGGTCTATCGGTCTTCTCCCGCATATTAACGAGCTCTAATGAGCTCGTTAATTACTAGGTACTAGGTAACTGTTTTGTTAGTTCAGGATCGATTGATGATCCTGGTACAGTTGCACACGGGCCTAAGCCAAGTGAACACAGTAGTTATggattattagaaaaaaattgcggGTTGTTCTTCCTGTATCATACCTAActgctttttaattaatttttatatttatttaataaattgattcaGGTCTAACAATTTGATAGCTTCGTGTAAATGTTTTGGGATTATCCTGGTGGACCACGATACCGGTGGGACTATTGATTCATTCTGTATATCGTGAATTTATGACCTATTGTTGTAAATGGGAGTTGGCGATATCTAAGCTGCTGTTTTATTGACTTCATCAtaagtgttattattattatatgaattatttgtatgtaattattttacgacgaagattatgaattaaaatttaacaatcgATTAGGAAACttaccaataaaaattaaaattgtataaaaatataaagccaCTTGAAAGACAGCTAAAGTAGTGTCAAAATCTCGAAAGATTACTGTACCCGAACGTTTTGACAGATTATTACAGTACTAGGCAACAGTGGcgtacaaccttttaggtctgggtcctatgtatctgtttcatgaggcaagtaggtgatcagcctttgcCTGATTAAGTTCTCCTTCTTCCTGATGTTCTCGGTACGACCTCTTATTCTCgtttcattttatttcatgaggcaagtaggtgattatgGTCGTGATTACTACCTATCAGAACAAcccattttatattattcgtATTATTACTGTTGATGACGAAGCgaagaaataaaagtatattttcgTAAAAGTGTGCAGCTACGGAAGGAGTGTCGTGCGGCGTGTGGTGTGGTCAGTGACCTAAGGTGAATGAACGAGACGTTAGCACATCACACGCTCGCCCGGCTCCCGCCGCCCGCAGTTGCCTCACACTATTTATTAGCAAACgaaacaaataacaatttcaTCGTGTGTTGCTACCCTTTTTTTGAAGTTGGTTAGAACAAACAACCTGCTTTTACAATATGTCatgataaaaaagtaaaactgtcataggtaggtatataaaataaataaaattttcgtaaaaatgtaataaaattatgatcaACAAAAAGAAATGAAGACGAATGTGAAGAgggatattaaaataatcgagTTGGAATCATATGTAAATGATCTTAAGGTAAAGTGTTAAAACGCCCAATAACTCTAATACATAAatctacaataaaatatatattaataaatcagtggcgctacaacctttttgcGTCTAGgctttatgtatctgtttcatgattgtAAATCtagtaggcaagtaggtgatcagccttctgtgtcaCACGCCGTCttgttgggtctaaggcaatccagtttcctcacgatgttttcctttaccaagcaagtgttaaatgcgctttttaacgtccattggtgcacagcctggGTCTCAGAgatgacagtcgcacgctgaagccactaggccaacactgttctataacacaattaattaaattaatttaggtaaGTCCTAGGTATTAAATCAGATATTGGGTTGAAAAGATTGAAATGCTGCCCTCTGAAGTATTTGCTTACCAATTAGGTTCCttcaaagagcgtaccaattcataaaatgctggcaacgcactcgcgagccctctggagTAGTGTCAATGAGCGGTAGATATTCCCAAATGAACGGGACCATATTTTTGGacccccttcacgggtaaaggctcCGGATTTTTCCAAATATCACTGtccatggctttctttctatttagCTTGCTGCTAACGCTTtgatttcttctatccactgACACTTTTTTGGCATCCTCTTCTCCTTCCCCTTGGTCCTTGCCATAGAGTTGTCTTTCGAAACCGTTTAGTTTCGGATGTAgcattattacaaaatataaaattgcgtgtttatttatttattaaaatttaccacatcatacacaGTATCTTCGGTATATGTTACACGCTATCTTATCTTAAACATATGATCATTTTAGTAaacatttatatgtttaaaaaaattaaaaaaagcatAACAGCAGATTAGGTATCGGACCTTAACaatgatttctttaaatttgatCAGCCCACTtccgaatatatccagctccggGTAAGTTAGTACTGTAAATCCGATAaaatcgcgaagaattcgaagGTCCCTGAACTCTTAGGTTTTGCAGACGAACGCGAACGCGTGTTGGAATggttattatgtaattattataattattgtactgTATTTCTTTCAAagagttaataaatatattattgttgatGAGTCtctttattaaagatttttttcagGATTTCAGTAACCAATTCGATACGAAAACAGATGTATGCACTTGTAAGAGAACACGAAAGATTCACGAAATTTCTGAGAATTTGAGTGGCACAGAGATTGGTGTTAGTAGTGTTAAAACACTACCGAAACGTCGAACTAGACGAATATACGCGCGTGATACTAAACATACTAAAGATACTGGAGTGGGGAGTAGCGTGGTTTTACAAAGTAAGGGTTgtctttacaataaatatatatttttttgctctTTATCGTCAAACATGTTAAATCTAGGACAATCAATTGTGAAAAGATGTTAGAAAAAGATTATACTGTAA is a window from the Pieris napi chromosome Z, ilPieNapi1.2, whole genome shotgun sequence genome containing:
- the LOC125062681 gene encoding uncharacterized protein LOC125062681, with translation MSNQKWLICSICLQHRHLDKCPGIDKITDIYPKKENRTHYERNTKNLQNGCHPQRHKVSKYVQTEDINEIISEVLNVFKSKKFKKDAATNTVKKLVISKTFNLSINSDCDFPHTIKSSSIPQMKTELKQRHVKHRDPIAEVNRMFANVNLNRPTVRNGPRILPVVKTDRSDKASVFVCCHYQCENYL